The following is a genomic window from Acidobacteriota bacterium.
GACGTGCCTAGCCAGAGCGCATGGATGGATGGAACGGCGAACGGATATCCATCCTATGTGGTAAGTGACGGCGTCACCACGCACCACACGTATGGCTTCGGGATCTACTCATTCTTCAATCAGGGAATCTACATCATCGAGGACGCCGCGATGACGGTGCCGGTTGCGAGCGGAGTGGCGGTCCACGATGCCGGAACCGTCCTTTTGAATGGCAAGGGGGAGATCACCCACGTTGTGAATGACACAGGGAGCGCCGCGACCAAGCCTGGTGCTTTGAACCCGGTGACCGCTTATCCATAGCCATCAGCACGGAGAATAACGAGGATTGAAGACCGGGAATCCACTTTTTTGGGAAACTGCGAGCGAAAGCCGAGGAAAGGTGCGTCACCCGGCCCGGTCTCTGCTCTCCTGGGAAAAGTGCACACGGAGGAGCTTTATCAGGATCCCGGAGAGCAGGCCGAATCCCATAGCGGGAACGGGTTGGCTAAGCTTTCAGCTGTTGGGTGCTGGCTGCTGGCTTCACGCAAACCAAAACGGCACTCGGGTAACTCTCACACCAACTGGCTGCCGCTGGTCTTCGGAGCGATGGCCCCTGCAGGCGCTCAGTGGCAGCTAGTACTTCTTACCTCTATTCATCAGCTTGGCCAGGTTGACTTCCAGATTGAAAGCTACCGAGTCGAGCGCTAAATGCACGCTGTGCGTGTATCCGATTTGGAAATCGAAAATTTTGTCGGGGGAGTACTCAATCCAGGCGGAGCCGCCGTTGTCATGTGTGAGGGAGGCGTCGCCCGTGGTTTCGGCGGCAAGTTCGTATGCTCGTCCATTCTTACCTGTGCCGGCCGTAGTCGTTGACTTCTTTGCGACAAGTTTGCTGAACATCTTCTGCTGTCCGGAGGGAAGCACGTCGTAGAGGCTGCCGCCCACGCTAAAGTTGCCGCCCAGGTCGATCTTGCTGCCGCCGGTGAACTGGCTCACAAAGCCCAAGGTCGTGAACGGACGATGGAAAGACTTTGTGTCGGTCAGGCCGTTCGACAGGCCGAGTTCGAGGAAAGGAGTTAGACGATCAAAGTCGTGCTCGAGGTGATTGTTCCACCCATAATTTGGACGGCCGGTGCTTACGCCCTTCGTAGTGCTGCCCGTAGGAGCGGTTACCGTGAGCGTGGAGTTGTAATTCGCGGCATCGCCGGTCGTCTTGAACTTCATGTCCATGTAGATGTTGCCCAGGCTGTTTAACGAGCTGGAGGTGCCCTTGGTTGTCGTTGTGCCCGTGGTGGTCGTTGGCGTTGACGAAGAGACGAACGACAAGGGCACGCCCATGTCTACGCCCCAGTGTTCGTTGAAGTTGTAGCCGACGTTCGATCCCAGATCGAGCACTCGCTCCTGGGAGTTGGCGCTGCCTTCGAAGTTCAGCGTGGAGGTCCACCCGGTTTCGTCGGCGTCCTTCTGGTTGGTGGGCGCGTTCTGCGCAAGTACGGATGTGGCTAAAAATGCTAGTAAAGAAACTGCTGCAAATCTGCGAATCACGATGGACACACTCCCGGCTTTGGTTTTGTTGCTTGCTGTTTTGCAGAGAGAGTATTAAAGACAACCTTGCCAGGCGTCGAGGGTACCGGAGTGATATGTACGTTTGGACGAATTCGATTGTTTTGCCGGAAGGGCCGCCCGACCCAGATACGCACACTACTTCAGTAACTTTGATCGTACCCACATCCAATACACACTCACCTTGTGGATGCTATCGACTGGAGACCGAAACAAAAGGAGTTCGCAATGAAGAAAATCTCGCTTATTTTCACGACCGCTGTTTTCGTCGGTGTGATGAGCTTGCAAGCATACGGGCAAGGACACTCTGGGACGCGCTCTAACCGTGGCGCTCAGCTTCACGGCCAAGATCGGGCGAATGAAGTCCACTCTCTAAACGCCGCCAAAAAGAAAGGCAAGAAAGGCAAGAAAAGCCACAAATTTGGCTTTCACCACAACGATAAGGATAAAGGCAAGGGGAAAGGCGACAACAGGTAACGCTGAATCCACGCTTCTCACCAGTATCTTGTCTGAAACCGCTGAGCCTTGCCGCTCAGCGGTTTTCTTTGTTTGAGAGCACGGGAGAGCACGGGGGCATCCAGGAGGTTCCCATTCTGGTCCTAGAAGATCAGGAGAAGCTGCTGAAGTGGAGGACAGCAGACGGAACCTTTTACTCTCATGGCCTCGTGAGGCGAAAGTTTCTGCTGTCCCCGTTTGATTTCAGTCTTTAATTGACGGCGGACTTCCACCTGTACGACGCTCACCTAGTCGCCTTCCTGCAGACTCCGCTATCACCCCGAGCCCCACAGATGCCGCTGCGAGAACTAGACCGTCGATCTCGGCGAGTAGCCGATCTACCTTCGCAAACTCGCTGATGGCTCTTCCACCCCAAAAGAAAGCGATCCCCGCAATCCCAAATAGACCCCGAGCAATTCCTCGAAGTAGAGAACTCGCAAACTTATTTGATTGAGGCACTCGGCGAATTATGACATCAATAGCTTGGCCCCATACGTCGTCTAGTCGTCGTCGTGCTCAGGCTCCGTGTGCTGGGCTTCTGAGACATGGCAGCGACGCTCGCTGTGAATTCGCATCTCGCGGCTGTTTTCCAGGTCTTCGAAGTTGCCGCTGAAGTAGCTGCTGCTCCAGTAGGCTTTCTTCGCGATCTGTGCTGCAACTGTCTTCGCCATCTGAAGGTTGTCGGCAAAGACCACGACGCGTGCTCCCTTGTCGAGGAGAGGCAGCCGTCCGTCAGTGTTGGCTGCATCGGCTTCGTCCTTCTGAACGTTCACTGCGCAAGCGACCGTGTCGGCGCGGAAGGCTTCGGGTGCACGCGCATCGACGAAGACAGCCGTGAAGTCGCGATTGAAGATGTAAGCAAAGCCGTCCAGATCGGTTTGCACCGTGTTGCCCAGGGCGCGCCATACCGGCAGGCCGAGTTGATAGCGCAAAACGTTGGTGAATCCATAATTATCGTGTAGCGCTTTTGCCACTCTCTTGCTCTTGCCGCAAGAGGGTCCGTTGCAGGTGAGGACCAACGGTGCGTCAGCTGGATATCGGGCGGCGATCTCTCCAGATTCATGCTGCACGTTGTTGGGATCAGCGGTCGAGTCTGGAGGTATGTTGATGGCGCCGGGAATGTGCGAAATCGCATACTCCTGGGGAAAGCGGACGTCGAGAACCGGAGGCGTGCGCTGCGCCAGAAAGTCCACCAGCTGAGCCGTGGTGATTTCCATCCCCGGCTGGTTGGCCTCGAGCAGGCTGGTGTGAGCGATATCTGGAATGGGACACTGCGCCTGAACGGGACTGAGCACAATAAAGAAGATAGCCAGCACGGCAGCGAAGATCGGGACATAGCGGGCGGATTGCTTCGGAATAGAATTCATATTTCCTCCTCTGGAAGCTGCAGGTTTGCGCTGCGGCCGAGCTGTGGCAATGTTTCGGGTGTGATTTGCCAGTGATTACGAAGTGAAGATGTAAGCAGCAGGAAGGAAAAGCTTTTTGGGGTAGAATCAGACCTCTCCCCGAGGCCCTTCGATGCGTCCGGCGACGCAAATTCCGACTGTAATCCGGTTTGAGGACTACGAGCTAGATCTCTCTACCGAAGAGCTGCGCAAGAACGGCTTTTCTCTCAAGCTGCAGCCGCAGCCATTCAAAATTCTCGCCTATCTCGCGATGCACCCGGGTGCGCTGGTCACGCGGCAGGAGCTCCGCGATCATGTCTGGACGGGCGATACCTTCGTAGATTTTGATCTCGCCATCAATCAGGCAATTAAGCAGATTCGCGCGGTCCTCAACGACGATGCCGAGCGACCGCGGATTATCGCCACTCTGCCGCGACGAGGCTACAGGTTCATCGCCAAGGCTGAGGCGACCACTGCGCCTGAGATCAGCTCACGGCCGCCTCTGCGGGACGTGCCCCAAACCGCAGAGCCGCTGCCAAAATCTATTGACGCCCCACTGCGAAGGCGCCACTGGATCACTTTGGCAGTAGCGATCGTTGCGACTGCACTGTTGCTCGCCGCTTTGATTGGCTATCGCCTAGCGAGAAGCAGCCGGCAAGCGGGACAGGTTCGGCTGGTTGTCCTGCCATTCGAGAATCTCACAGGCGATCCCGGCCAGGAGTATTTCGCCGATGGCATGACCGAGGAGATGATCGCGCAGCTTGGGGCGATGGACCCAAATCGGCTCGGAGTGATCGCCCGCACCTCAGCCGTGAAGTACAAGAACAGCGGCAAAGGCATCGACCAGATTGGGCAGGAACTTGGAGTGGATTACGTACTCGAAGGCAGCGTGCGCGAGGCAGCTTCGCGGGCGCGCATCACGGCGCAGTTGATTCGAGTGAGCGACCAGATGCATGTATGGTCTGAGAGCTTCGACCGCGACTTCAAAGACATCGTTGCCCTGCAAGCCGACGTTGCCCAGGCGATCGCCTCCCGCATCGACGTAGGCCTGCGACCGCCTCAGGTTCAGACCGCACAGTCGGGGCAAACAAACTGGGAGGCATATTCGGCGTATCTGAAAGGACGCCATTTCCTGCTGGACAAC
Proteins encoded in this region:
- a CDS encoding sulfur transferase, yielding MNSIPKQSARYVPIFAAVLAIFFIVLSPVQAQCPIPDIAHTSLLEANQPGMEITTAQLVDFLAQRTPPVLDVRFPQEYAISHIPGAINIPPDSTADPNNVQHESGEIAARYPADAPLVLTCNGPSCGKSKRVAKALHDNYGFTNVLRYQLGLPVWRALGNTVQTDLDGFAYIFNRDFTAVFVDARAPEAFRADTVACAVNVQKDEADAANTDGRLPLLDKGARVVVFADNLQMAKTVAAQIAKKAYWSSSYFSGNFEDLENSREMRIHSERRCHVSEAQHTEPEHDDD